A genomic window from Haliaeetus albicilla chromosome 10, bHalAlb1.1, whole genome shotgun sequence includes:
- the SHCBP1 gene encoding SHC SH2 domain-binding protein 1 encodes MAELELPGSAEQALAGEGRAPLSAVSSAGLRERAEEAKPDLLQEDDDSCSDYGSRDKQGTALGRTVPDGNVLFPDIFHTDHLLFYERFKAYQDYILADCKASEVKEFTAEYLEKVLEPSGWQAVWRTNVFEVLVEVVDVEYSALKAVVQLNEPFLCQSRDSTFTLDCMQELLELKECQIPLQELWVVYDESGEFDQTALAVEHVRFFYQCIWRTWDEEEEDDFDYFVRCVEPRLRLHYDILEHRVPSGLVADYQNLLSQCEELYRKFLNVRNSISSSDSDSEVENVSMVEGLKLYEKIEHLKQKLKLIENPLLRYVFGYQKYSGLQAKGLRPTGTKITHVVSSTMMASLLQSLLRDKLCPESCGEELEIQFHNDPLAAVNACYEGDTVIICPGHYVVDGVFCIADSVELEGYGLPDDIVIEKQGEGDNFVDCTGANIRISSLKLVQHDAVEGILNVHHGKTTLENCVLQCETTGITVRTSAELLMKNSDLYGAKGAGVEIYPGSTCTLLDNGIHHCKEGILIKNFLDEHYDIPKITMVNNMIHNNEGYGVVLVRPTMPSDVKDASVERTKGNTQPTQSGDGTACVEGFRQEELPECVTDELELYEQAEISEQTEGNYEIANELGVTSARKSQMHKKRLSELGITEADDSLMSQEMFVSIVGNQFKWNGKGSFGTFLF; translated from the exons ATGGCCGAACTGGAGCTGCCGGGGAGCGCGGAACAGGCACTGGCGGGGGAAGGTCGGGCCCCGCTGTCGGCCGTGAGCAGCGCTGGCCTGCGGGAGCGCGCCGAGGAGGCGAAGCCAG aTCTGCTCCAGGAAGATGATGATTCCTGTAGTGATTATGGCAGTCGTGACAAACAAGGGACTGCTTTAGGAAGGACTGTGCCAGATGGGAATGTGctttttccagatatttttcACACCGATCATCTTTTGTTCTATGAGCGATTTAAAGCTTACCAGGATTACATCTTGG CTGACTGCAAAGCTTCTGAGGTGAAAGAATTCACAGCTGAGTACCTAGAGAAGGTCCTCGAACCATCTGGATGGCAGGCAGTCTGGCGCACTAATGTGTTTGAGGTCCTTGTTGAG GTTGTTGATGTGGAGTACTCGGCTCTGAAAGCAGTTGTGCAACTCAATGAGCCTTTCCTGTGCCAGTCACGGGATAGCACCTTTACCCTGGACTGCATGCAGGAACTCTTAGAGCTGAAGGAGTGTCAGATACCACTGCAGGAGCTGTGGGTTGTGTATGATGAATCAGGAGAGTTTGACCAGACAGCACTAGCTGTAGAGCATGTCAG GTTCTTCTACCAGTGCATCTGGAGGACCtgggacgaggaggaggaggatgattTCGATTACTTTGTGCGATGTGTTGAGCCTCGACTGAGATT GCATTATGACATCCTTGAACACCGTGTACCTTCTGGGCTTGTAGCGGATTACCAGAACTTGTTGTCTCAATGTGAAGAGCTTTACAGGAAGTTTTTAAATGTGAGGAACAGCATATCAAGCAGTGATTCAGACTCAGAAGTAGAAAACGTCTCCATGGTGGAAGGACTAAAATTGTATGAGAAAATAGAGCActtaaaacaaaagctgaaactAATTGAGAATCCTCTGCTGAG GTATGTGTTTGGTTACCAAAAATACAGTGGTCTCCAAGCTAAAGGACTGAGACCAACAGGTACCAAGATCACTCATGTTGTATCCTCAACCATGATGGCAAGTCTGCTGCAGTCGTTGTTAAGGGACAAACTTTGCCCTGAATCTTGTGGTGAAGAACTAGAAATACAG TTTCACAATGATCCACTGGCAGCTGTAAATGCCTGTTATGAAGGAGACACAGTCATCATCTGTCCTGGTCATTATGTTGTAGATGGCGTGTTCTGCATTGCTGATTCAGTTGAACTAGAAG GCTATGGCCTGCCAGATGATATCGTGATAGAAAAACAAGGGGAAGGAGACAACTTTGTTGACTGTACAGGAGCCAATATAAGGATTTCCAGTTTGAAGTTAGTGCAACATGATGCTGTGGAGGGGATTTTAA ATGTCCATCATGGGAAAACCACCCTGGAGAATTGTGTGTTACAATGTGAAACGACAGGCATAACAGTACGAACATCAGCTGAGCTATTAATGAAAAACTCAGATCTGTATGGTGCCAAG GGTGCTGGTGTGGAAATATATCCAGGTAGTACCTGCACCCTGTTAGACAATGGCATACACCACTGCAAGGAGGGAATACTTATAAAG AACTTTTTAGATGAACATTATGACATCCCCAAAATAACCATGGTCAATAATATGATCCATAACAATGAAGGATATGGTGTGGTCCTGGTTAGACCAACAATGCCATCTGATGTAAAGGATGCTTCAGTGGAGAGaacaaaag GGAATACACAGCCTACCCAGTCAGGTGATGGGACAGCCTGTGTAGAGGGCTTCCGGCAAGAAGAACTACCTGAATGTGTAACTGATGAGTTGGAGCTTTATGAGCAAGCCGAGATTTCTGAACAAACTGAAGGCAATTATGAAATTGCAAATGAACTTGGGGTTACTTCTGCAAGGAAGAGCCAGATGCACAAAAAAAGACTGAGTGAACTGGGAATCACAGAAGCTGATGACAGCTTAATGTCAcaggaaatgtttgtttctattGTGGGCAATCAGTTCAAATGGAATGGGAAAGGAAGTTTTGGTACCTTTCTTTTCTGA